A portion of the Juglans microcarpa x Juglans regia isolate MS1-56 chromosome 1D, Jm3101_v1.0, whole genome shotgun sequence genome contains these proteins:
- the LOC121251768 gene encoding chromatin modification-related protein eaf6 isoform X1, with protein MDSDGQRGSTNPTALLQSLLSKREKLQEELRNIEKQVYELETSYLHDSSHFGHVLKGFEGFLSSSKNTTNLKRSRKFQPEDRLFSLSSVTSPAAEELGVGRDDGRSDFGPGRSKGGSFPTNGQGKPKKGRTASRDGKRIRPSSEQEFDEEDDPDLSLR; from the exons ATGGATTCCGATG GGCAAAGAGGTTCTACAAATCCTACGGCCTTGCTCCAGTCTCTCTTGAGCAAGAGGGAGAAGCTTCAAGAAGAGCTCCGGAACATCGAAAAGCAG GTTTATGAGCTAGAGACGAGCTACTTGCATGATTCCAGCCATTTTGGGCACGTATTGAAAGGTTTTGAAGGCTTTCTTTCTTCGTCCAAGAACACAACAAA CTTAAAGAGGTCCAGGAAATTCCAGCCTGAAGATAGACTCTTCTCATTGTCTTCTGTTACCTCACCAGCA GCTGAAGAACTTGGAGTTGGGCGCGATG ATGGAAGATCTGATTTTGGTCCAGGTCGGTCTAAGGGCGGAAGCTTCCCCACCAATGGCCA GGGGAAGCCAAAGAAGGGAAGAACAGCATCAAGAGATGGAAAGAGAATCAGGCCATCAAGCGAACAAGAATTTGACGAGGAAGATGATCCTGATTTGAGCTTGAGATGA
- the LOC121251768 gene encoding chromatin modification-related protein eaf6 isoform X2, which produces MFLGQRGSTNPTALLQSLLSKREKLQEELRNIEKQVYELETSYLHDSSHFGHVLKGFEGFLSSSKNTTNLKRSRKFQPEDRLFSLSSVTSPAAEELGVGRDDGRSDFGPGRSKGGSFPTNGQGKPKKGRTASRDGKRIRPSSEQEFDEEDDPDLSLR; this is translated from the exons ATGTTCCTAGGGCAAAGAGGTTCTACAAATCCTACGGCCTTGCTCCAGTCTCTCTTGAGCAAGAGGGAGAAGCTTCAAGAAGAGCTCCGGAACATCGAAAAGCAG GTTTATGAGCTAGAGACGAGCTACTTGCATGATTCCAGCCATTTTGGGCACGTATTGAAAGGTTTTGAAGGCTTTCTTTCTTCGTCCAAGAACACAACAAA CTTAAAGAGGTCCAGGAAATTCCAGCCTGAAGATAGACTCTTCTCATTGTCTTCTGTTACCTCACCAGCA GCTGAAGAACTTGGAGTTGGGCGCGATG ATGGAAGATCTGATTTTGGTCCAGGTCGGTCTAAGGGCGGAAGCTTCCCCACCAATGGCCA GGGGAAGCCAAAGAAGGGAAGAACAGCATCAAGAGATGGAAAGAGAATCAGGCCATCAAGCGAACAAGAATTTGACGAGGAAGATGATCCTGATTTGAGCTTGAGATGA